The Acropora muricata isolate sample 2 chromosome 5, ASM3666990v1, whole genome shotgun sequence genome includes a window with the following:
- the LOC136916376 gene encoding tigger transposable element-derived protein 6-like, translating into MSRCISCSSSTNYVCLSCKKSACNKSKDCSVPADEETPGWKAGISVAYCISCFKKKTEKGKQPKKEAKPLKQDKKQNELPTRKCLSLREKVERFGCGKTQIAQILARKDTILEEWTSNGTGSHKRSNNEKFEKINHLLWEWYIKARGANIPVDGPLLKEEARLIAEQLGETSFKGTDGWLAKWKKRHNIALLNIAGEEGDVSQETVESWSERVKELTRGFAPEDIWNEDETGTFWKALPTTSLAEKGKRCQGGKNAKQRITAAFFVNAAGAKESPILIGKSRKPRCFSKLQDISRPCGAQYFNDDKAWMRTEIMSNVITNLNSKMKRENRHIILFLDNASCHPSSLKGMFSNVQIEFLPKNTTSRTQPLDAGIIKTWKISESYCDTLQVKLTARRRRAKL; encoded by the exons ATGTCTCGCTGTATAAGCTGTTCGAGTAGTACAAATTATGTTTGCCTGAGCTGTAAAAAGTCCGCTTGCAATAAATCCAAAGACTGCTCTGTCCCTGCTGATGAAGAAACTCCTGGCTGGAAAGCAGGCATTTCTGTGGCTTATTGTATTTCCTGTTTTAAGAAGAAAACCGAGAAGGGCAAGCAACCCAAGAAAGAAGCAAAACCTTTGAAACAAGATAAGAAGCAAAACGAACTGCCAACACGAAAATGTCTAAGTCTACGCGAAAAAGTTGAA AGATTTGGATGCGGAAAGACCCAAATAGCACAGATTCTTGCGAGGAAGGACACCATTCTCGAGGAATGGACTTCAAATGGTACCGGAAGTCACAAGAGGAGCAACAATGAGAAGTTTGAGAAGATAAACCATCTTCTTTGGGAATGGTACATAAAGGCAAGAGGAGCCAATATTCCAGTGGATGGGCCACTTCTCAAGGAGGAAGCACGCTTAATCGCAGAACAACTCGGCGAAACATCATTCAAAGGAACCGACGGCTGGCTTGCAAAGTGGAAGAAAAGGCATAATATCGCCCTGCTAAATATTGCTGGCGAGGAAGGAGATGTTAGCCAAGAGACTGTCGAAAGCTGGAGTGAGCGTGTCAAAGAATTGACAAGGGGTTTTGCCCCAGAAGACATTTGGAACGAGGACGAGACAGGGACATTCTGGAAAGCTTTGCCCACAACATCACTCGCAGAAAAAGGAAAGCGCTGTCAAGGAGGAAAGAATGCCAAACAAAGAATTACCGCCGCCTTCTTTGTGAATGCTGCCGGTGCCAAGGAAAGCCCTATCCTGATTGGCAAAAGCCGAAAGCCCCGCTGCTTTTCTAAGTTGCAAGATATTTCACGACCTTGTGGAGCCCAGTATTTTAATGACGACAAAGCGTGGATGAGAACTGAAATAATGAGCAATGTCATTACTAATCTCAATAGCAAGATGAAGCGTGAAAACCGGCACATTATCCTGTTCCTTGACAACGCATCATGTCACCCTAGCTCCCTGAAGGGTATGTTCTCAAATGTTCAAATCGAGTTCTTACCGAAAAACACCACCTCACGCACGCAACCTCTGGACGCAGGAATAATAAAGACCTGGAAGATAAGCGAAAGCTACTGCGACACGTTGCAGGTGAAATTGACGGCAAGAAGACGGCGAGCGAAATTGTGA
- the LOC136918366 gene encoding uncharacterized protein isoform X1 — protein sequence MTTAGYVKPERAISLKMTKTGLAFSGGGIRSAAFSSGVLRRLLQRNTKIDYLSCVSGGGYTGSAYVDWKYRNSNVDDPKWHQEFFEHMRKRSGLMCNWQIPLQGVVDSLIILLLILFVCVLMPLILWGSYVFPLAYAIDLLFGNLLRAQFHCPEPPTTSLPLNKTTGSGTLPVPQGIRQPRCQVEKGTRAYNRLVLFSLLASMFVLFYILSKKWSKYRYILYLTSSIFGLLFSFTFIPYCIQFFFQATPVWVQLLVLVFSLAVWIFFPVLRHRSSFVVVVYLYSYFVYWRVFKDYIFGVKYSDYLFFRLMFAFGFVLWIVPALGALQQRLVYLFNRWRLQRAFYTHKSVGKWGCQGIGFEDIFLTTCKGASHTDHERLRNDESGPLTLGDLGPDMKPQYISNVVVNEWSLDEDEKQVYELLVMSPAVIERLDRPEGQVQFESRLEPKDVELSAAMATSAAAVARNMGAYENSAVGFKQLQVVLGLGMGSSLVSDAETLHKMTWYWEILPFVVEIARVLPLVTFPLVYFLKGEKSDDEMWVAIGVLLFFIMLGVLVFISISRTGNENPGTLERLTRWFVAHVPVVRYMRQMLSVTNRGPCPPPILLLSDGGHIENLAILPLLKKRLPKIVVADGGLKTDDSDWGKDLLYALSLAREKLHCSFIGLDGRDVIEDIKEKFVNTPEGFKPRSYRCKVHYYDKKSNFEEGRKVGEGEILLLAPRHPNKGIRKQECVTWKEALRDIDVDLEAGQWGTGPQQGAEEVESLTFCCCDCCHGSSFPGLSERLCGVFPRHSTANQFFTPRMFRAYHCEGYNACLEAEAAEFLGAKQDFEMTSQTDDTNGAQ from the exons CCTTAAAATGACTAAAACGGGCCTGGCCTTCTCAGGTGGTGGTATCCGGTCAGCGGCATTCTCTTCAGGTGTCTTGCGCAGACTCCTACAGCGCAACACCAAGATCGACTACCTAAGCTGTGTATCGGGAGGTGGATACACAGGCTCAGCTTACGTGGACTGGAAATACCGGAATAGCAATGTTGATGACCCCAAGTGGCACCAGGAATTCTTCGAGCATATGAGAAAACGGTCTGGGTTGATGTGTAACTGGCAGATACCTCTTCAAGGGGTGGTTGACTCACTGATAATCTTGTTACTGATTCTTTTCGTTTGTGTCTTAATGCCTTTGATATTGTGGGGTTCTTACGTTTTTCCGCTTGCTTATGCCATTGATTTACTCtttggaaatttactgcgagCTCAATTTCACTGCCCCGAACCGCCCACTACATCGCTTCCTCTCAACAAGACCACTGGTAGTGGTACCCTCCCCGTCCCCCAGGGAATACGGCAACCACGCTGCCAGGTGGAAAAAGGAACCAGAGCTTACAACCGTCTTGTCTTGTTTTCCCTCTTGGCGAGTATGTTTGTTCTTTTCTACATATTATCAAAGAAGTGGTCAAAGTACCGCTATATCCTTTATTTGACGTCGAGCATCTTCGGTTTGTTGTTTAGTTTCACTTTCATACCCTACTGCATCCAGTTCTTTTTCCAAGCCACTCCAGTGTGGGTGCAGCTTCTCGTCCTTGTTTTTAGTTTAGCCGTCTGGATCTTCTTTCCTGTTCTCAGACATAGGTCCTCTTTCGTTGTGGTGGTTTACCTGTATTCTTACTTTGTGTACTGGAGGGTCTTCAAAGATTACATCTTTGGTGTGAAGTATTCTGATTACTTATTCTTTCGTCTCATGTTTGCGTTTGGTTTTGTATTGTGGATTGTACCCGCCTTAGGAGCTCTTCAACAAAGACTTGTTTACTTGTTCAACAG GTGGCGCCTTCAGAGGGCATTTTACACGCATAAGAGCGTGGGTAAGTGGGGTTGCCAAGGGATTGGCTTCGAAGATATATTCTTGACAACGTGTAAAGGTGCATCACACACAGATCACGAACGGCTGAGAAATGATGAATCAGGCCCACTCACTCTGGGAGATCTGGGACCCGATATGAAACCCCAGTACATTTCCAACGTGGTCGTCAACGAATGGTCCCTTGACGAAGACGAAAAGCAGGTATACGAACTCCTTGTCATGTCACCGGCCGTTATCGAGCGCCTTGATCGTCCCGAAGGTCAAGTTCAGTTTGAGAGTAGACTGGAACCAAAAGACGTGGAGCTGTCTGCTGCCATGGCAACATCAGCAGCTGCAGTCGCACGCAACATGGGAGCTTATGAAAATTCAGCGGTGGGATTTAAGCAGTTACAAGTTGTATTAGGATTGGGAATGGGCTCTTCTTTGGTTTCTGATGCCGAAACTCTACACAAAATGACTTGGTATTGGGAG ATTCTGCCATTTGTCGTCGAGATTGCCCGTGTCCTTCCCTTGGTTACCTTTCCTCTTGTGTATTTCTTGAAAGGCGAGAAGAGTGATGACGAGATGTGGGTGGCCATCGGAGTGCTGTTGTTTTTCATCATGCTGGGAGTATTAGTATTTATTTCTATCTCGAGGACTGGGAATGAAAATCCAGGAACCCTGGAGAGGCTAACGAG ATGGTTTGTTGCTCATGTGCCCGTGGTGCGGTATATGAGGCAGATGCTTTCTGTTACCAATCGCGGTCCCTGCCCTCCCCCCATTTTACTTCTTAGCGACGGCGGTCATATTGAAAATCTTGCCATCCTTCCTCTGTTGAAAAAACGCCTACCAAAGATTGTGGTAGCTGACGGTGGCCTCAAAACAGACGACAGCGACTGGGGCAAAGATCTTCTTTATGCGTTGTCATTGGCTCGTGAGAAACTTCATTGTTCGTTTATTGGCCTCGACGGTCGTGACGTGATAGAGGATATCAAAGAGAAGTTTGTCAACACACCTGAAGGTTTTAAACCCAGAAGTTATAG ATGTAAGGTGCACTATTACGACAAGAAGTCTAATTTCGAAGAAGGAAGGAAAGTTGGCGAAGGCGAAATCCTCCTGCTCGCTCCAAGGCACCCTAACAAAGGCATCAGGAAACAAGAATGCGTGACATGGAAAgaggcattgcgtgacatcgaCGTTGATCTTGAAGCTGGACAGTGGGGCACAGGCCCGCAGCAGGGCGCGGAAGAAGTGGAAAGTCTGACGTTTTGTTGCTGCGATTGTTGTCACGGTAGTTCCTTTCCGGGCCTATCAGAGCGTCTGTGTGGAGTTTTCCCGCGTCACAGCACGGCGAATCAATTCTTCACTCCGCGCATGTTCAGAGCTTACCATTGCGAAGGCTACAACGCATGCTTGGAAGCCGAGGCCGCTGAATTTTTAGGTGCAAAACAAGATTTTGAGATGACAAGTCAGACTGACGACACTAATGGCGCACAATGA
- the LOC136918366 gene encoding uncharacterized protein isoform X2, whose product MTKTGLAFSGGGIRSAAFSSGVLRRLLQRNTKIDYLSCVSGGGYTGSAYVDWKYRNSNVDDPKWHQEFFEHMRKRSGLMCNWQIPLQGVVDSLIILLLILFVCVLMPLILWGSYVFPLAYAIDLLFGNLLRAQFHCPEPPTTSLPLNKTTGSGTLPVPQGIRQPRCQVEKGTRAYNRLVLFSLLASMFVLFYILSKKWSKYRYILYLTSSIFGLLFSFTFIPYCIQFFFQATPVWVQLLVLVFSLAVWIFFPVLRHRSSFVVVVYLYSYFVYWRVFKDYIFGVKYSDYLFFRLMFAFGFVLWIVPALGALQQRLVYLFNRWRLQRAFYTHKSVGKWGCQGIGFEDIFLTTCKGASHTDHERLRNDESGPLTLGDLGPDMKPQYISNVVVNEWSLDEDEKQVYELLVMSPAVIERLDRPEGQVQFESRLEPKDVELSAAMATSAAAVARNMGAYENSAVGFKQLQVVLGLGMGSSLVSDAETLHKMTWYWEILPFVVEIARVLPLVTFPLVYFLKGEKSDDEMWVAIGVLLFFIMLGVLVFISISRTGNENPGTLERLTRWFVAHVPVVRYMRQMLSVTNRGPCPPPILLLSDGGHIENLAILPLLKKRLPKIVVADGGLKTDDSDWGKDLLYALSLAREKLHCSFIGLDGRDVIEDIKEKFVNTPEGFKPRSYRCKVHYYDKKSNFEEGRKVGEGEILLLAPRHPNKGIRKQECVTWKEALRDIDVDLEAGQWGTGPQQGAEEVESLTFCCCDCCHGSSFPGLSERLCGVFPRHSTANQFFTPRMFRAYHCEGYNACLEAEAAEFLGAKQDFEMTSQTDDTNGAQ is encoded by the exons ATGACTAAAACGGGCCTGGCCTTCTCAGGTGGTGGTATCCGGTCAGCGGCATTCTCTTCAGGTGTCTTGCGCAGACTCCTACAGCGCAACACCAAGATCGACTACCTAAGCTGTGTATCGGGAGGTGGATACACAGGCTCAGCTTACGTGGACTGGAAATACCGGAATAGCAATGTTGATGACCCCAAGTGGCACCAGGAATTCTTCGAGCATATGAGAAAACGGTCTGGGTTGATGTGTAACTGGCAGATACCTCTTCAAGGGGTGGTTGACTCACTGATAATCTTGTTACTGATTCTTTTCGTTTGTGTCTTAATGCCTTTGATATTGTGGGGTTCTTACGTTTTTCCGCTTGCTTATGCCATTGATTTACTCtttggaaatttactgcgagCTCAATTTCACTGCCCCGAACCGCCCACTACATCGCTTCCTCTCAACAAGACCACTGGTAGTGGTACCCTCCCCGTCCCCCAGGGAATACGGCAACCACGCTGCCAGGTGGAAAAAGGAACCAGAGCTTACAACCGTCTTGTCTTGTTTTCCCTCTTGGCGAGTATGTTTGTTCTTTTCTACATATTATCAAAGAAGTGGTCAAAGTACCGCTATATCCTTTATTTGACGTCGAGCATCTTCGGTTTGTTGTTTAGTTTCACTTTCATACCCTACTGCATCCAGTTCTTTTTCCAAGCCACTCCAGTGTGGGTGCAGCTTCTCGTCCTTGTTTTTAGTTTAGCCGTCTGGATCTTCTTTCCTGTTCTCAGACATAGGTCCTCTTTCGTTGTGGTGGTTTACCTGTATTCTTACTTTGTGTACTGGAGGGTCTTCAAAGATTACATCTTTGGTGTGAAGTATTCTGATTACTTATTCTTTCGTCTCATGTTTGCGTTTGGTTTTGTATTGTGGATTGTACCCGCCTTAGGAGCTCTTCAACAAAGACTTGTTTACTTGTTCAACAG GTGGCGCCTTCAGAGGGCATTTTACACGCATAAGAGCGTGGGTAAGTGGGGTTGCCAAGGGATTGGCTTCGAAGATATATTCTTGACAACGTGTAAAGGTGCATCACACACAGATCACGAACGGCTGAGAAATGATGAATCAGGCCCACTCACTCTGGGAGATCTGGGACCCGATATGAAACCCCAGTACATTTCCAACGTGGTCGTCAACGAATGGTCCCTTGACGAAGACGAAAAGCAGGTATACGAACTCCTTGTCATGTCACCGGCCGTTATCGAGCGCCTTGATCGTCCCGAAGGTCAAGTTCAGTTTGAGAGTAGACTGGAACCAAAAGACGTGGAGCTGTCTGCTGCCATGGCAACATCAGCAGCTGCAGTCGCACGCAACATGGGAGCTTATGAAAATTCAGCGGTGGGATTTAAGCAGTTACAAGTTGTATTAGGATTGGGAATGGGCTCTTCTTTGGTTTCTGATGCCGAAACTCTACACAAAATGACTTGGTATTGGGAG ATTCTGCCATTTGTCGTCGAGATTGCCCGTGTCCTTCCCTTGGTTACCTTTCCTCTTGTGTATTTCTTGAAAGGCGAGAAGAGTGATGACGAGATGTGGGTGGCCATCGGAGTGCTGTTGTTTTTCATCATGCTGGGAGTATTAGTATTTATTTCTATCTCGAGGACTGGGAATGAAAATCCAGGAACCCTGGAGAGGCTAACGAG ATGGTTTGTTGCTCATGTGCCCGTGGTGCGGTATATGAGGCAGATGCTTTCTGTTACCAATCGCGGTCCCTGCCCTCCCCCCATTTTACTTCTTAGCGACGGCGGTCATATTGAAAATCTTGCCATCCTTCCTCTGTTGAAAAAACGCCTACCAAAGATTGTGGTAGCTGACGGTGGCCTCAAAACAGACGACAGCGACTGGGGCAAAGATCTTCTTTATGCGTTGTCATTGGCTCGTGAGAAACTTCATTGTTCGTTTATTGGCCTCGACGGTCGTGACGTGATAGAGGATATCAAAGAGAAGTTTGTCAACACACCTGAAGGTTTTAAACCCAGAAGTTATAG ATGTAAGGTGCACTATTACGACAAGAAGTCTAATTTCGAAGAAGGAAGGAAAGTTGGCGAAGGCGAAATCCTCCTGCTCGCTCCAAGGCACCCTAACAAAGGCATCAGGAAACAAGAATGCGTGACATGGAAAgaggcattgcgtgacatcgaCGTTGATCTTGAAGCTGGACAGTGGGGCACAGGCCCGCAGCAGGGCGCGGAAGAAGTGGAAAGTCTGACGTTTTGTTGCTGCGATTGTTGTCACGGTAGTTCCTTTCCGGGCCTATCAGAGCGTCTGTGTGGAGTTTTCCCGCGTCACAGCACGGCGAATCAATTCTTCACTCCGCGCATGTTCAGAGCTTACCATTGCGAAGGCTACAACGCATGCTTGGAAGCCGAGGCCGCTGAATTTTTAGGTGCAAAACAAGATTTTGAGATGACAAGTCAGACTGACGACACTAATGGCGCACAATGA
- the LOC136918367 gene encoding uncharacterized protein has product MTETGLAFSGGGIRSAAFSSGVLRRLLQRNTRIDYLSCVSGGGYTGSAYVDWKYRKGNVDNPKWHQEFFEHMRKQSGLMCNWQKPLQGVVDTLIILLLILFVCVLMPLTLWGAYVFPVAYAIDLLFGNLLRAEFHCAEPPTTSPPLKKTTGNATLPAPQGIRQPRCQVEKGTTAYNRLVLFSLLASIFVLFYILAKKLSKYRYILYLTSSIFGLLFGFTFIPYCIHFFYQDTPVWAQLLVFFFSFAVWIFFPVLRRRSSFVVVVYLYSYFVYWRVFKDYIFGVKYSDYLFFRLMFAFGFVLWIVPALGALQQRLVYLFNRWRLQRAFYTPESVGKWGCQGIGFEDIFLATCKGASDTDHERLRNAESGPLTLGDLGTNMKPQYISNVVVNEWSLDEDEKQVYELLVMSPAVIERLDRPEGQVQFESRLEPKDVELSAAMATSAAAVARNMGAYENSAVGFKQLQVVLGLGMGSSLVSDAETLHKMTWHWQILPAVVEIARVLPLVTFPLVYFLKGEKSDDEMWVAIGVLLFFMMLGVLIFISILRTGDENPGTMEIITRWFVVHVPMVRYMRQMLSVTNRGPSPPPILLLSDGGHIENLAILPLLKKRLPKIVVADGGLKTGDSDWGTDLLYAFSLAREKLHCSFIGLDGRDVMEDIKEKFVNTPEGFKPRSYRCKVHYYDKKSNFEEGRKVGEGEILLLAPRHPNKGIRKQECVTWKEALRDIDVDLEAGQWGTGPQQDAEEVGSLTFCCCDCCHGSSFPGLSERLCGVFPRHSTANQFFTPRMFRAYHCEGYNACLEAEAAEFLKQDFDMTSLTYDTNEML; this is encoded by the exons ATGACTGAAACAGGCCTGGCCTTCTCAGGTGGTGGTATCCGGTCTGCGGCATTCTCTTCGGGTGTCTTGCGCAGGCTCCTACAGCGCAACACCAGGATCGACTACCTGAGCTGTGTATCGGGGGGTGGTTACACAGGCTCGGCTTACGTAGACTGGAAATACCGGAAGGGCAATGTTGATAACCCCAAGTGGCACCAGGAATTCTTCGAGCATATGAGAAAACAGTCTGGGTTGATGTGTAATTGGCAGAAACCTCTTCAAGGGGTGGTTGACACGCTGATAATCTTGTTACTGATTCTTTTCGTTTGTGTCCTAATGCCTTTGACATTGTGGGGTGCTTACGTTTTTCCGGTTGCTTATGCCATTGATTTACTCtttggaaatttactgcgagCTGAATTTCACTGCGCCGAACCGCCCACTACATCGCCTCCTCTCAAAAAGACCACTGGTAATGCTACCCTTCCCGCCCCCCAGGGAATACGGCAACCACGCTGCCAGGTGGAAAAAGGAACCACAGCTTACAACCGTCTTGTCTTGTTTTCCCTCTTGGCGAGTATCTTTGTTCTTTTCTACATATTAGCAAAGAAGTTGTCAAAGTATCGCTATATCCTTTATTTGACGTCGAGTATCTTCGGTTTGTTGTTTGGTTTCACCTTTATACCCTACTGCATCCACTTCTTTTACCAAGACACTCCAGTCTGGGCACAGCTGCtcgtctttttttttagttttgccGTCTGGATCTTCTTTCCTGTTCTCAGACGTAGGTCGTCTTTTGTTGTGGTGGTTTACCTGTATTCTTACTTTGTGTACTGGAGGGTCTTCAAAGATTACATCTTTGGTGTGAAGTATTCTGATTACTTATTCTTTCGTCTCATGTTTGCGTTTGGTTTTGTATTGTGGATTGTACCCGCCTTAGGAGCTCTTCAACAAAGGCTTGTTTACTTGTTCAACAG GTGGCGCCTTCAGAGGGCATTTTACACACCTGAGAGCGTGGGTAAGTGGGGCTGCCAAGGGATTGGCTTCGAAGATATATTCTTGGCAACATGTAAAGGTGCTTCAGACACAGATCACGAGCGGCTTAGAAATGCTGAATCAGGCCCACTCACTCTGGGAGATCTGGGAACCAATATGAAACCTCAGTACATTTCCAACGTGGTCGTCAACGAATGGTCCCTTGACGAAGACGAAAAGCAGGTATACGAACTCCTTGTCATGTCACCGGCCGTTATCGAGCGCCTTGATCGTCCCGAAGGTCAAGTTCAGTTTGAGAGTAGACTGGAACCAAAAGACGTGGAGCTGTCTGCTGCCATGGCAACATCAGCAGCTGCAGTCGCACGCAACATGGGAGCCTATGAAAATTCAGCGGTGGGATTTAAGCAGTTACAAGTTGTGTTAGGATTAGGAATGGGTTCTTCTTTGGTTTCTGATGCCGAAACTCTACACAAAATGACTTGGCATTGGCAG ATTCTCCCAGCTGTCGTCGAAATTGCCCGTGTCCTTCCCTTGGTTACCTTTCCTCTTGTGTATTTCTTGAAAGGCGAGAAGAGTGATGACGAGATGTGGGTGGCTATCGGAGTGTTGTTGTTCTTCATGATGCTGGGAGTATTGATATTTATTTCTATCTTGAGGACTGGGGATGAAAATCCAGGAACCATGGAGATAATAACGAG ATGGTTTGTTGTTCATGTGCCCATGGTGCGGTATATGAGGCAGATGCTTTCTGTTACCAATCGCGGTCCCTCTCCTCCCCCCATTTTACTTCTTAGCGACGGCGGTCATATTGAAAATCTTGCCATCCTTCCTCTTTTGAAAAAACGCCTACCAAAGATTGTGGTAGCTGACGGTGGCCTCAAAACAGGCGACAGCGACTGGGGCACAGATCTTCTTTATGCGTTTTCATTGGCTCGTGAGAAACTTCATTGTTCGTTTATTGGACTCGACGGTCGTGATGTTATGGAGGACATCAAAGAGAAGTTTGTCAACACACCTGAAGGTTTTAAACCCAGAAGTTATAG ATGTAAGGTGCACTATTACGACAAGAAGTCTAATTTCGAAGAAGGAAGGAAAGTTGGCGAAGGCGAAATCCTCCTGCTCGCTCCAAGGCACCCTAACAAAGGCATCAGGAAACAGGAATGCGTGACATGGAAAgaggcattgcgtgacatcgaCGTTGATCTTGAAGCTGGACAGTGGGGCACAGGCCCGCAGCAGGACGCGGAAGAAGTGGGAAGTCTGACGTTTTGTTGCTGCGATTGTTGTCACGGTAGTTCCTTTCCGGGCCTATCAGAGCGTCTGTGTGGAGTTTTCCCGCGTCACAGCACGGCGAATCAATTCTTCACTCCGCGCATGTTCAGAGCTTACCATTGCGAAGGCTACAACGCATGCTTGGAAGCCGAGGCCGCTGAATTTTTAAAACAAGATTTTGATATGACAAGTCTGACTTACGACACTAATGAAATGCTATGA
- the LOC136918369 gene encoding lysosomal Pro-X carboxypeptidase-like, with the protein MGAAEMYRAVILILAVLSMSEAFRLRARFPRPQSKDFRHHAKRYVCRYCNYETRSFRQKLDHFNFKTNQTFLQRYLISSKNWEKSGPILFYTGNEGDITWFANNTGFMWDSASEFGAMLIFAEHRYYGESLPFGNKSYESPKYLGYLTSEQALADFAVLIYHLKDTIPGASDSPVIAIGGSYGGMLASWFRMKYPHIVVGALAASAPILQFSGITPCESFYRIVTQDFKLDGGEACVNSVMKTWKTVKTYGSTVSGRKKLSSIFKLCTPLKTQSDVSQVEYWLSETWVNLAMVNYPYPASFLEPLPAWPIKVVCKHLQDDTLKGDKLLQAVADAVGVYYNNSGQAKCFNTSQQAVSSLGDEGWYFQACTEMVMPLCSDGVNDMFPETKWDFNEFARECQRTSKVTPLKYWAEEMYGGKKIGSHSNIIFSNGLLDPWSAGGVTKNISDSLVAVIIEEGAHHLDLRHKNPLDPPSVVRARNTEKFYMAKWIKEFNEKKKKKLRLRNSHKTAKTKSNYVSIF; encoded by the exons ATGGGAGCAGCTGAGATGTATCGTGCGGTTATCCTTATTCTCGCCGTTCTTTCTATGAGCGAAGCGTTTCGTCTTCGAGCGAGATTTCCTCGTCCACAGAGCAAGGATTTTAGGCATCACGCCAAACGATATGTATGTCGATACTGCAATTACGAGACGCGATCGTTTCGCCAAAAG CTGGATCACTTCAATTTCAAAACCAACCAAACCTTCCTGCAGCGTTACCTGATCTCCTCTAAAAACTGGGAAAAAAGTGGACCAATTTTATTTTATACTGGAAATGAGGGAGACATAACTTGGTTTGCCAACAACACG GGCTTCATGTGGGACAGCGCAAGTGAGTTTGGAGCAATGCTAATCTTTGCCGAGCATAGGTACTATGGGGAATCACTGCCCTTTGGTAACAAGTCTTACGAG AGCCCAAAGTATCTGGGATACCTGACCTCAGAGCAAGCTTTGGCAGATTTTGCTGTTCTTATTTATCACCTCAAG GACACCATTCCCGGCGCAAGTGACAGTCCAGTTATAGCGATAGGAGGCTCGTATGGAG GTATGCTGGCTTCATGGTTTCGCATGAAATACCCGCACATTGTCGTGGG GGCTCTTGCTGCTTCAGCGCCAATTCTTCAGTTTTCTGGAATCACTCCTTGTGAG tCGTTTTACCGCATCGTAACGCAAGATTTTAAGCTTGATGGAGGAGAAGCCTGCGTGAATTCAGTGATGAAGACATGGAAGACTGTCAAAACTTACGGAAGCACAG TTAGTGGACGGAAGAAGCTATCCAGTATATTCAAGTTATGCACCCCCCTTAAAACCCAAAGTGACGTTTCTCAAGTCGAATATTGGCTGAGCGAGACCTGGGTCAACTTAGCGATGG TGAACTATCCGTATCCCGCCAGCTTTTTGGAACCTCTCCCAGCATGGCCAATAAAG GTCGTCTGCAAACATCTACAGGACGACACATTGAAAGGTGACAAACTTCTGCAAGCTGTCGCTGATGCTGTCGGCGTGTATTATAATAATTCCGGTCAAGCTAAATGTTTCAACACCTCACAGCAAGCTGTGTCTTCTCTGGGTGACGAAGGCTGGTATtttcag GCATGTACAGAGATGGTCATGCCATTGTGTTCTGACGGGGTGAATGACATGTTTCCCGAGACAAAG TGGGATTTCAATGAGTTTGCAAGGGAATGCCAACGCACAAGTAAGGTGACTCCATTGAAGTACTGGGCTGAGGAAATGTATGGTGGAAAGAAGATTGGCAGTCACAGCAACATTATATTCAG TAACGGTCTTTTAGATCCTTGGTCTGCAGGAGGGGTTACCAAGAACATATCTGACAGCCTCGTTGCCGTGATCATAGAGGAAGGTGCGCATCACCTGGACTTGAGGCATAAGAATCCGCTGGATCCCCCATCAGTCGTGCGGGCGCGAAATACTGAGAAATTTTACATGGCAAAATGGATAAAGGAAtttaacgaaaagaaaaagaaaaaactgcgtCTTAGAAATTCTcacaagacagcaaaaacaaaatcgaattatgtttcaattttttag